The DNA region CTCGATAGTCAGGCCGAACAGGAAGAAATTCTCGGCGCCGACCTCTTCCCGGATTTCGATGTTCGCACCGTCCAGCGTCCCGATGGTCAGTGCACCGTTCAGGGCAAGCTTCATGTTGCCGGTACCCGATGCCTCGGTGCCCGCCGTTGAAATCTGCTCGGAAAGATCGGCTGCCGGGACAATGATCTCGGCATGCGAGACATCGTAATTGGGAATGAACACCAGCTTCAGCTTGTTGCCGATCAGATAATCGTTGTTGATGGTTTCGGCGACATCGTTGATCAGGCGGATGATGAGCTTGGCCATCGCATAGCCGGGCGCCGCCTTGCCTGCGATGATGACCGTTCGCGGCACCATGTCCGCATCCGCTTCGGCACGAATACGGTTATACAAGGTGACGACATGCAGCACATTGAGCAGCTGCCGCTTGTATTCGTGGATGCGCTTGATCTGTATGTCGAACATGGAATCGGGATCGATTTCGATTCCCTGCTGCTTGCGTATGATTCCGGCAAGGCGCTCCTTGTTGGCCCGTTTGACGGCATGGAATTGCTGCCGGAACCCGCTGTCGCCAACCAGCTCCCGCAGCTTGTGCAATTGATCGAGGTCGATGAGCCATGCCTTGCCGATGCGCGCAGAAATCAGTTTCGACAAGCCTGGATTCGCCTGATGCAACCAGCGGCGCGGTGTAATTCCGTTCGTCATGTTGACGATCTTGTTGGGCGTGATGCGGTGGAAGTCGGCAAAGATGGTGCGCTTCATCAATTCGGTATGCAGCGCTGCCACCCCGTTCACGGCATGGCTGCCGACGATGGCCAGGTGGGACATGCGCACACGCCGCTCGCCTGTTTCGTCGATGATCGACAAGCGCCGCAACAGCTCGCCATCCCCCGGGAACAGGTGCATCACGGTGTGCAGGAATCGATGATTGATCTCATATATGATTTGCAAATGGCGCGGCAACAGGTTCTCGAATGTGGGCACCGGCCATGTTTCCAGCGCCTCCGGCATCAGCGTGTGGTTGGTATAGGAGAAAATGCGCGTGGTCAGTCCCCACGCCTCGTCCCACGGCAGGTGATGGATATCCACCAGCAGCCTCATCATTTCGGCCACCGCAATGGAGGGGTGCGTGTCGTTCAGCTGTATTGCAACTTTGTCCGGCAGTTGCTGCCAATCTTCATGATGCTTGCGGAAGCGGTGCAGGATGTCCTGCAGCGAAGCGCTGACGCAGAAGAACTGCTGTTTCAGGCGCAGCTCTCGCCCCATTTCGGTCGAGTCGTCCGGATACAGCACTTTGGACAGATTCTCCGATTCGTTCTTGTCCGCGACGGCCTGGATGTAGTTGCCCTGGTTGAAATACTTGAGTTCGAAATCGCGCGAGGATTTTGCCGCCCATAGCCGCATGTTATTGACCGTCTTGCCGCCATAGCCGGGCACCGGCGTATCGTAGGCCATCGCCATCACATCGACGGTGTCTACCCAGTGATGATGGGAGGCGCCGTCGTCCTCCTTGTATTCCACCACGCGCCCATGAAACTTCACCGGATACAACAATTCGGGACGCGGGAATTCCCACGGATTTCCGTAGCGCAGCCAGTTGTCCGGGTGTTCCACCTGGGCGCCGTTCTCGATGCTCTGGCGAAACATCCCGTACTCATAACGGATACCGTAGCCGTAACAGGGCAAATCGAGCGTCGCCATGGAATCGAGGAAACATGCCGCCAGCCTGCCCAGGCCGCCATTTCCCAAAGCCGCGTCGGCCTCAGTCTCGGCGATCGCCTCAAACTGCTGTCCCAGATCGTTGAGCGCAGCTTTGCACTGCTCGTCGATCTCCAGGTTAAGCATGGCATTGCTCAGCGTTCGCCCCACCAGAAACTCCATGGACAGATAATAGATACGCTTGGCATCCTGCTCATAGTAGCTTTGCATGGTCTCGGTCCAGCGATCGACCAATCGGTCGCGTACTGCGTGGGCCATCGCCTGGAACCAGTCCCGCGTGGTCGCAGTGAGCGGATATTTGCTGTTGGAATAAATCAAATGATTGAAAAGCGAGGCTTGTATCTGCTCCTTGCCCATGCCCGCAACCTGTCGCTGAAGAATCATCTCCTTGTTCATCAGAGCCTCCTGTCCTGAGCGGACGCACTGCAAACTGCCTTATCTTTCTTATTCTCCCTGTGGCGCTTTGGGTGTTACCGGAATCTGCGTGACTGATTGAACGTTCATTGTTCATGCCAGAGCGGCATGGTGCCTGCACTTCCCGATGCTGAGCGATGACGGGCTGCGGGATCACATTGCGCATCGACAATCAATCCGGACCCGTTTGCGATTCATGCGAAAAAATTATAGCCAGTGCGAAGCGCTGCATAATTAATAATAGTTTAAGGACTCGTACCCATCTGATGCTGCCCCGCGCCCGGGTCGCAAGCGTGTTTCAAATGGATTATGTGAACTGCGGACGAGAATGGTACGCATGCAATCGATGATCCATGCCCGCCCCTCTCTTCAGGCATGCAGTACAAGAAAGCGCCCTGTCGCGACCACGAATGCAAGGGATTGCGCTCGCACCCATGCATGATCACCCATCGAGGATGTCATGCCGGCGAACCGATGAAGAAGCTGGATTTGCGAATGATGAATTGAAACACTGCCGGCCCAGCATCGCGGAATAGGCCGTTGGCAGGCTGATCGTTAACCAATCGGCAACAGGGAGCAGATCGATTCCCTGCCCGCAGCAGCAGTGCTGCCGTTTTCATATCTGCGATCTGACCCGCAAAAAAAAGGCTTGCCAAGGGGATAGGCAAGCCAGAGTAGGCACTTCAGGGAGTCTCTGCTTTGACGCATTAGTTTATAACTATACGCTTATATACATCGCTGTCAACAACCTCTTGCAGGCAATCCCACTCCGGGGCCGGATTGCCTGCCAAACCCGCACTGCTCAGGAGCTACGCTTCATCGACAACACCGAATTCGACAGGCATCTTGATGTAGAACAGTGAAAGCTTCTCGGCGCGCAAGAGTGCCAAAAATCGTTCGGCGTCTTCTTCGCTGACAGCGAACACCACCTCTACGGGCATATCCCCCCTCAATCCCGACAGCCGATCTTCCGTCAGTTCCCCGTCGCGGCCAAAACCGGCAATGGCCCTGAATGCCGAGCCGCCGTGAATGCCCATTTTCCTGGCCTGGTCGAGCAGCCATTCATAGGCCAGCCAGTGGTGATGCTTACGGTTCTCGTGAAAATAGAACTTCAGGTAAATGCCTTTCATTATTTCTCCTTTGCGTGGTGCTACCGAAATTTTCCCGGGAATCGTACCGGCCCCCATGGAGATTATCCGAGTTGCGGATGATTTGGCAAAGAATCGCCTCTTGAAACGTGAGGCTAAAAGATTCTAGAAAGAAAGCTTCAACGTGGATATCCATCCGCGATTGAAGGTACTGAAACTCGTTCCTCTTGGTTCCTGATAGCCGATTCCCACAGTCAATTTCTCCCTGCCTTTGAGTTCAAAACGGCCGAACACCACACCGTAAGTCAGTACCAGCTGATTCTTGCCATCGAATGCTCCCTTGTACCAATGAGTATAGTTCGCCTCGATCTCGGGCCAGAAATTCTGCAACACATGGGCTTGCAACGCTACGGCCCATGCCACAGGCACACCGATCAACGATAGATTGTGGTCAGGCACGCTGGCCGAGATGGAGCTTTGTATATCGAACCCTTGCTGCCTGTTCCCCCAGCCCTTTCCAGCGGCAAACGCGGGCGTGTAAACGGTACTGTGAGAAGAGAACTGGTCGCTGCCCGTAGGGACGCTCAGGCCGAGCGAACAGCTGACGACATAGTTGCCGTTTTCCTCATTGGCAGCCATGAGCCGGTATCTGCCTAGAAACGTTTCGTCCGCCCATCCCGACGAATTGGATCGAGGCGCCTGCTTGTCGATGTATGCAGGAATGCCGATTTGCGCTTCGAAGTTCTCGCTCATGATCAGTTCCAGCCCCTTGCCCATGCCGTAATTCTCCGCAATGGAATTGCCCGGCAGATATTGCCTGCTATAGTTGTAACGGAATCCCTGGGTCAGCCGCGGCGAGTTCATGCCGAGCAATAGCTCCCAATGCGGCTGAATTTCCTGCGTCCTGCTCACGCCATCCAGCCAGCCGGAAAGGAATTCGCCAGCCTGCCCGGGCATTTCCTCTGCAGCCTGCAAGGCAGTTGGCGAAAACAGTGCCAGGATCATCGTTGCGACGGCAACTAGCGCGACCACGTTTAAGCGACTCGCTTTCGATCGCCCCGCGCCGGGGGTCAAACCGGAGCGAGAAAAATGTTCCTG from Sideroxyarcus emersonii includes:
- a CDS encoding glycogen/starch/alpha-glucan phosphorylase translates to MNKEMILQRQVAGMGKEQIQASLFNHLIYSNSKYPLTATTRDWFQAMAHAVRDRLVDRWTETMQSYYEQDAKRIYYLSMEFLVGRTLSNAMLNLEIDEQCKAALNDLGQQFEAIAETEADAALGNGGLGRLAACFLDSMATLDLPCYGYGIRYEYGMFRQSIENGAQVEHPDNWLRYGNPWEFPRPELLYPVKFHGRVVEYKEDDGASHHHWVDTVDVMAMAYDTPVPGYGGKTVNNMRLWAAKSSRDFELKYFNQGNYIQAVADKNESENLSKVLYPDDSTEMGRELRLKQQFFCVSASLQDILHRFRKHHEDWQQLPDKVAIQLNDTHPSIAVAEMMRLLVDIHHLPWDEAWGLTTRIFSYTNHTLMPEALETWPVPTFENLLPRHLQIIYEINHRFLHTVMHLFPGDGELLRRLSIIDETGERRVRMSHLAIVGSHAVNGVAALHTELMKRTIFADFHRITPNKIVNMTNGITPRRWLHQANPGLSKLISARIGKAWLIDLDQLHKLRELVGDSGFRQQFHAVKRANKERLAGIIRKQQGIEIDPDSMFDIQIKRIHEYKRQLLNVLHVVTLYNRIRAEADADMVPRTVIIAGKAAPGYAMAKLIIRLINDVAETINNDYLIGNKLKLVFIPNYDVSHAEIIVPAADLSEQISTAGTEASGTGNMKLALNGALTIGTLDGANIEIREEVGAENFFLFGLTIEDAEALHRAGYDPAACYRNHAELRRVLDMIAGGYFCADEPTRYQAVVDALLKHGDRFLLLADYESYVDCQDRVAQLYRDPAEWTKRAILNVAGMGKFSSDRTIREYAQHIWHVSPIVPR
- a CDS encoding DUF190 domain-containing protein, with product MKGIYLKFYFHENRKHHHWLAYEWLLDQARKMGIHGGSAFRAIAGFGRDGELTEDRLSGLRGDMPVEVVFAVSEEDAERFLALLRAEKLSLFYIKMPVEFGVVDEA